A section of the Mesobacillus jeotgali genome encodes:
- a CDS encoding EcsC family protein, whose product MNEYEQKVYEEIIAWKRKLNKRSGILARASKKAQTKVNQLIPEKVHQIMTDTIKNMVKATLAGSNFTTKKQQGAGLTLAGKDELLNRKLAGFKRTAALEGAGTGAGGIMLGMADFPLLLSIKMKFLFDAASIYGFDPSKYEERLFILYVFQLAYSSDAHRKQTLEVIENWEDKKTELAEMDWQQFQQEYRDYIDFAKMLQLMPVIGAVVGAYANYNLLDQLGETAMNAYRMRILLSSPQS is encoded by the coding sequence TTGAATGAGTATGAGCAGAAGGTATATGAAGAGATCATCGCCTGGAAAAGAAAGCTGAATAAGCGTTCAGGAATATTGGCGCGTGCCTCAAAAAAAGCGCAGACGAAAGTGAACCAGCTGATACCGGAAAAGGTCCATCAAATCATGACGGACACCATTAAAAATATGGTCAAGGCGACACTAGCTGGATCCAATTTTACGACGAAAAAGCAGCAGGGAGCCGGATTGACTCTCGCCGGTAAAGATGAACTTTTGAACAGGAAACTTGCTGGTTTTAAACGGACTGCAGCTTTGGAAGGAGCAGGCACCGGGGCTGGAGGAATAATGCTGGGCATGGCGGACTTCCCGCTATTATTATCCATTAAAATGAAATTTCTGTTCGATGCTGCCTCAATATATGGATTTGACCCATCAAAATATGAAGAAAGATTATTTATCCTCTATGTGTTTCAGCTGGCGTATTCAAGCGATGCACATCGGAAGCAGACCCTGGAGGTAATTGAAAATTGGGAAGACAAAAAAACAGAGCTGGCAGAAATGGATTGGCAGCAGTTTCAACAGGAATACAGGGATTATATTGATTTTGCCAAAATGCTTCAGCTAATGCCGGTAATTGGAGCAGTAGTTGGTGCTTATGCTAATTACAACTTGCTTGACCAGCTTGGAGAAACAGCTATGAATGCCTACCGGATGAGGATTTTGCTGTCATCCCCGCAGTCGTGA
- a CDS encoding ABC transporter ATP-binding protein, whose protein sequence is MSLLEINQVTGGYTRNPVLKNVSFTVNENEIVGLIGLNGAGKSTTIKHVIGLMEPQQGNIKINGKTFIEGKEEYRKQFTFVPETPILYDELTLEEHLRLTAMAYGLEEKEYEQRIVSLLKEFRMSKRLKWFPAHFSKGMKQKVMIMCAFLVQPSLYIVDEPFVGLDPLGIQSLLDLMDKMKQNGAGILMSTHILATAERYCDRFVILHNGEVRAHGTLEELREQFNMAGATLDDLYIQLTKEEDYV, encoded by the coding sequence ATGTCTTTATTGGAAATTAACCAGGTGACCGGTGGTTATACGAGGAATCCGGTACTGAAAAATGTGAGCTTTACTGTAAACGAAAATGAAATTGTCGGGTTGATTGGACTCAACGGTGCTGGGAAAAGTACAACAATCAAGCATGTGATTGGTCTGATGGAACCACAACAGGGGAACATTAAAATCAATGGAAAGACGTTCATCGAGGGAAAGGAAGAATATCGAAAGCAATTCACCTTTGTACCGGAAACGCCTATTCTTTATGATGAATTGACGCTTGAAGAGCATCTTCGCCTGACAGCGATGGCCTATGGCCTCGAAGAAAAAGAGTATGAACAGCGTATTGTTTCATTGTTAAAAGAATTCAGGATGAGCAAGAGGCTGAAATGGTTCCCTGCCCATTTTTCAAAAGGAATGAAGCAAAAGGTGATGATTATGTGCGCATTCCTTGTCCAGCCATCCCTTTATATTGTAGATGAGCCATTTGTTGGTCTGGATCCGCTTGGAATTCAATCTTTGCTGGATTTAATGGACAAGATGAAGCAAAATGGAGCAGGCATTTTGATGTCGACACATATCCTGGCAACAGCTGAGCGTTATTGTGACCGCTTTGTCATTCTCCATAATGGAGAGGTCAGGGCACATGGGACACTGGAGGAGTTAAGGGAACAGTTCAATATGGCAGGCGCAACCCTGGACGATCTCTATATCCAGCTGACAAAGGAAGAAGACTATGTTTAA
- a CDS encoding ABC transporter permease, giving the protein MFNPQELWKERFGTFAKETGSYLRYILNGHLVIVVLFLLGTAAFYYQEWIQTLQPDFPAAWIIAFILAALLTYSPVQTFLTEADKIFLLPLETRLADYFRKSIIFSLGLQSYLLLIMLAVLMPLHVKVHGADFKSFFILLSAVILIKLVNLLIRWHVQHHIESSVKLTDNIIRYSINAVLIYFIFSGAQLIFAAIPALILILLYVYYKKQTKDKGLKWEQLIEDEERRMNAFYRVANLFTDVPKLRDRTKRRKWLDWLVNIIPYRQDLAFSHLYIRTFARAGDYYGLLLRLTVIGGAALYFLTYGPGQILLALLFMYLTGFQLLPLWNHHQNKLWVNLYPVAEPSRNRSFTSLLLGILIFQAAVFAGIVLFKGDLVMGAIVLASGVAFAIFFVYFYSQKRLKS; this is encoded by the coding sequence ATGTTTAATCCGCAGGAATTATGGAAAGAGCGGTTTGGCACTTTTGCCAAAGAGACAGGAAGTTACCTCCGCTATATTTTAAATGGCCATTTAGTGATTGTCGTCCTGTTTTTATTGGGCACAGCCGCCTTTTACTATCAGGAATGGATTCAAACTCTGCAGCCGGATTTTCCGGCGGCTTGGATCATTGCCTTTATTCTTGCTGCTCTACTTACATATAGTCCTGTCCAGACTTTCCTGACAGAAGCGGATAAAATCTTTCTTCTGCCGCTCGAAACAAGATTAGCTGATTATTTCAGGAAATCGATTATTTTCAGTCTCGGCCTGCAGTCCTATCTTTTGCTGATTATGCTGGCCGTTTTAATGCCTCTTCATGTAAAAGTTCACGGTGCAGACTTCAAGTCGTTTTTTATCCTGCTGAGTGCAGTAATCCTGATAAAACTGGTCAATCTACTGATACGCTGGCATGTCCAGCATCATATTGAATCAAGCGTGAAATTGACTGATAACATCATACGTTACAGTATCAACGCGGTCCTGATTTATTTCATCTTTTCTGGGGCACAGCTGATTTTTGCAGCAATTCCTGCTTTGATATTAATCCTTCTGTATGTGTACTATAAAAAACAGACGAAGGATAAGGGATTAAAGTGGGAGCAATTGATTGAGGATGAAGAACGGAGAATGAACGCGTTTTACCGTGTAGCCAACTTGTTCACTGATGTTCCCAAATTGCGTGACCGGACGAAGAGACGCAAATGGCTAGACTGGCTGGTCAATATAATCCCTTACCGGCAGGATCTTGCGTTCAGCCATCTTTATATAAGGACCTTTGCAAGGGCTGGAGATTATTACGGCTTGCTTCTCCGTCTCACTGTCATTGGAGGCGCTGCGCTTTATTTCCTTACATACGGACCAGGACAAATTTTACTCGCCTTGCTTTTCATGTATTTGACAGGGTTCCAGCTTCTCCCGTTATGGAATCATCATCAAAATAAACTATGGGTTAACCTTTACCCAGTAGCAGAACCGTCAAGGAATAGGTCCTTTACAAGTCTTCTGCTGGGCATATTGATTTTTCAGGCAGCAGTGTTTGCTGGGATTGTTCTTTTTAAAGGAGATCTGGTAATGGGGGCCATCGTTTTAGCGTCAGGAGTGGCATTTGCGATTTTCTTTGTTTATTTTTACAGCCAGAAGAGGCTAAAATCATGA